Proteins from a genomic interval of Phlebotomus papatasi isolate M1 chromosome 3, Ppap_2.1, whole genome shotgun sequence:
- the LOC129807769 gene encoding uncharacterized protein LOC129807769 isoform X2, whose translation MWTKSGLIVAFLVTLVIQQIAASPALRVKRNDDLDDHLDPLNQVEDSGQGLEREKRKLPDAVFGTKNALLGLVFSKIDSLIDSKTRFIDVLDQTNIAKNKQLGIESPPQINSLQSLISAVITPKIQAITNKFGGLSGSFLGGSGTGFATSGGETGDDASGGGNGFGGILTSLLRFSGPILSSSSGGTQSTGDDDLGEDTDDERK comes from the exons ATGTGGACAAAAAGTGGACTAATTGTGGCATTCTTGGTGACTCTGGTCATCCAACAAATTGCAGCATCACCAGCATTACGAGTAAAGCGCAACGATGATCTCGACGATCACCTGGATCCCCTCAATCAAGTG GAAGACAGTGGCCAAGGCTTGGAACGGGAAAAGCGAAAACTGCCTGATGCGGTTTTTGGTACCAAAAATGCCCTCCTTGGATTAGTTTTCAGT AAAATTGATTCGCTAATTGATTCGAAAACGCGCTTTATCGATGTACTGGATCAAACCAACATTGCCAAGAATAAGCAATTGGGCATCGAGAGTCCACCACAGATTAACAGTCTGCAGAGCCTTATCTCAGCCGTGATTACGCCCAAGATTCAGGCCATCACGAACAAATTCGGCGGACTCAGTGGATCCTTCCTTGGTGGTTCGGGAACGGGCTTTGCAACATCCGGCGGCGAAACTGGAGATGATGCTTCTGGTGGTGGAAATGGCTTTGGTGGTATCCTCACATCCCTGCTGCGATTCTCCGGACCCATTCTCTCATCATCTTCCGGAGGTACCCAATCAACAGGAGATGATGATCTTGGTGAAGATACCGATGATGAACGCAAGTAG
- the LOC129807769 gene encoding uncharacterized protein LOC129807769 isoform X1, with the protein MLPRLLLGATQYLQSCANSSQMWTKSGLIVAFLVTLVIQQIAASPALRVKRNDDLDDHLDPLNQVEDSGQGLEREKRKLPDAVFGTKNALLGLVFSKIDSLIDSKTRFIDVLDQTNIAKNKQLGIESPPQINSLQSLISAVITPKIQAITNKFGGLSGSFLGGSGTGFATSGGETGDDASGGGNGFGGILTSLLRFSGPILSSSSGGTQSTGDDDLGEDTDDERK; encoded by the exons ATGCTCCCGCGACTACTTCTTGGAGCCACTCAGTATCTCCAATCGTGTG CCAATTCATCCCAAATGTGGACAAAAAGTGGACTAATTGTGGCATTCTTGGTGACTCTGGTCATCCAACAAATTGCAGCATCACCAGCATTACGAGTAAAGCGCAACGATGATCTCGACGATCACCTGGATCCCCTCAATCAAGTG GAAGACAGTGGCCAAGGCTTGGAACGGGAAAAGCGAAAACTGCCTGATGCGGTTTTTGGTACCAAAAATGCCCTCCTTGGATTAGTTTTCAGT AAAATTGATTCGCTAATTGATTCGAAAACGCGCTTTATCGATGTACTGGATCAAACCAACATTGCCAAGAATAAGCAATTGGGCATCGAGAGTCCACCACAGATTAACAGTCTGCAGAGCCTTATCTCAGCCGTGATTACGCCCAAGATTCAGGCCATCACGAACAAATTCGGCGGACTCAGTGGATCCTTCCTTGGTGGTTCGGGAACGGGCTTTGCAACATCCGGCGGCGAAACTGGAGATGATGCTTCTGGTGGTGGAAATGGCTTTGGTGGTATCCTCACATCCCTGCTGCGATTCTCCGGACCCATTCTCTCATCATCTTCCGGAGGTACCCAATCAACAGGAGATGATGATCTTGGTGAAGATACCGATGATGAACGCAAGTAG